In Raphanus sativus cultivar WK10039 unplaced genomic scaffold, ASM80110v3 Scaffold5531, whole genome shotgun sequence, the genomic stretch TTCACATCAAATCCGTTATTTAAAACACTTTCCAAATTGGTCATGTTCAACTCTTTCTCTTCCGGAACAAAGCTCTTAGGAACGTTAACTGTGAAACTTTCACTGCAGGAGTTATGATAATCACGGGTTTCAGACACTGCGATAGGACCTATACCAGGACATGTATAACTCGAACGGTAAGGAAGCTTGGGGTCGCAGAGGTAGAACACAGTGATGCTCTTATACGTAGGCGAAAGCTCAAATATGTCGGGAGGCAAGGTTGCATCTTCGAAAGTAGCATTGCAAAAGGAACCTCGAAGCTCTGCTCTGGCAAGTCTAAGAGTGTTAGATGCTTCATCTATATGGAGAACATCGTACAGATGGTCTGATATGATTAAAGACGTTGTGTTTTTGAGGCAGTGAAGGTTGAGCAATGAATGACCGCAACGTTTGGGACGATTTCCACCTGAGAAGGGGAAACCAGCGGTGATGTTCCCACAGTGAAACATAGTCTTACATGACTTACGTTCTTGTTGACTTAGAGCACAAGAAAGATGGTGAAAGAAGGAAAAGAGGAAGAAATAAAACAGACAAGAACTGGGGAGATTGTACATCATTAAGATTTGATCTACCGAAACGTGTGTTTTGTGTTGAGAGGAAAAACAAGTGAACTACCCGAGAACGAGCAAGTGGAAACGGTGAAGTTTTAAGGCCGTGGGTGGAAATAAAAGAAGTAGTTTcatgaataatattttatggaaaatataataaaacatatgaaatcagtatttaaatatatatatataaaatacaaacaagactatgataaaatatcaaaaataaattattgtatgaATTGATAGATAGAACTTAATATAAAATTGTAACATTAAAATGCagtatttaaattaaaaaaaaacattacaatgCAGTATCTTATATAAAACCTAAtgcaatttatattattaaacgaaagtagataaaaacaaacaaagatattttgtaaaatgaaaatgggaaagaaaaaatggaaaactCAGTGTAgcgaaataaaaaacaatagtgaatgatcaatttaattaaaactcAACATGAATCCAATATTATTTCACTATGAAAAGCTAGGACGTGCATTTGAATATTCACGTTGAGAGGTGAGATATTGGTGAGCTTTGATTGATTTTgtttaacaaatataaatatggtttcatagtgtatatataagattaaaGGATACCGGCCTGTTTCTTTGGCACGGCCGTGGGGGAAGGTCGTGAAGGACCAAGTCAAAGAAGAGTAGTCAGTGGCTTTGaagtctttttcttttgctagtTGACCGTAGAAAAATGGAATATGCTAGTTCCTACAGCATACCTTTCTTCTGTCTACAGAAGATTGAGAGTTAACTCTAAACACTAAAAGAAATACCCTTAAATAAGTTCCACACTTAGTCACCTGTGTTCTGTCATGAGAAAGTATGTGGTTACACTGATCATTAGTTTTTGACTACATATGCTTTTTTGGATAAGAACATTTTTGTTGGGCAAAAATAGATTGAAGTTTCTGGATATAGATCACTGAACTTTTTTATTGTCCGTTAGAGAGCTGCAGATGTTGTAGTTGATTGTTCAGGAAACTCAGCAAAGAGAAGTAGAGGTATTAAAATGGGCCCAACCTGACAAGGTTATTTTAACACTGtgtcaaaaaattaaatccTAACCTtgacttttcaaaaaaaaattaaagagctGAACATAATTAGTCTTTGGGTTTGCATTTTTGGTCTTTCTGTGGAAATTGTATCCTTCgattaaacaagaaaaaaaaaacaaaaagaaaagaagaacaagaaaaatgtgaaaagaaaacaaaagccAACAAAATCAAAGGAGAAGTCAAAAAAGCTGTGGGAGACGTCCACTTCCAAGGTAAAGACGTCCACTTTCATCGTGCTCGAGCACATTCTTGACCTCAGCAGTGAACTTAACTTCACTCTCGTTAGCAAGCACTTCAACATCACCATTACCAACACCAGGTACATCCACTGCGA encodes the following:
- the LOC108815320 gene encoding LEAF RUST 10 DISEASE-RESISTANCE LOCUS RECEPTOR-LIKE PROTEIN KINASE-like 2.7, with translation MMYNLPSSCLFYFFLFSFFHHLSCALSQQERKSCKTMFHCGNITAGFPFSGGNRPKRCGHSLLNLHCLKNTTSLIISDHLYDVLHIDEASNTLRLARAELRGSFCNATFEDATLPPDIFELSPTYKSITVFYLCDPKLPYRSSYTCPGIGPIAVSETRDYHNSCSESFTVNVPKSFVPEEKELNMTNLESVLNNGFDVKVKIDKKACQECSSYHGIHRSG